The window GTGAATCACGCAACTTTGGCGGGACATACTTTTCAGCATGAGTTACAGGTAGCAGTTGATTCAGGGATGTTGGGAAGTGTAGATGCCAACAGAGGAGATTACCAAAACGGCTGGGATACAGATCAATTTGCAATCAATCTTCAAGAGCTTACCGAGTCAATGCTTGTCATCCTTGAAGGCGGCGGAATCGATGGAGGAGGAGTGAATTTTGATGCAAAAATAAGAAGAAACTCAACTGATATGGAGGATCTTTTCCATGCACACATTGGAAGTATGGATGCTTTCGCAAGGTCATTGATCATTGCAGACGAAATCTTACAGAAATCTGACTACAAATCTTTAAGAAAAGAGAGATATGCGTCATTTGATGTCGGTAAAGGAAATGAGTTCGAAAATGGCAAACTTACCCTTGAAGACCTTAGAACACATGCACTTGCTGTTGGTGAACCTAAGAAAACAAGTGGAAAGCAAGAGAGATATGAGAATATCTTGAATCAGTTTATTTAAGTTGATCCGAAATTTATTAGTAAAAAGCCCTTTCAAAGTGATTTGAAAGGGCTTTTATTTAGTTGTACTGTTAACTTTTTAACTAATTACCAATCAACTTTTTCTTATACAAGTGATTATCTTATTTCAATATTGGTTCGATAGTATTAATAGAACCATCAGCATTGTGAGTCAATTCAGTCATTTTTAAATTTCTCAAATGCGTTTCTCCAGATATTTCTGTGTCATGGTAGAAAATGTACCATTTTTCATCCACTTGAACGATTGAATGATGATTTGTCCAGCCTTGGACAGGCTTCAAAATCACACCTTGGTAGGTAAATGGACCATAAGGAGAATCTCCAATGCCATAAGCGATGTTATGTGTGTCTCCGGTGGAATAAGAGAAATAATATTTGTCATTATGCTTATGAACCCAAGCTGCTTCAAAGAATCTTCTCTCATGATCACCAGCTAAAATCGGTGAGCCATCTTGATCTAAAATTTCAATTTGTCTAGGCGCTTCACCAAATTCTAACATATCACCACTAAGTTTGGCGACCATTGGGCTGATTGCAGGCTCGTCATCAGCAGGTTCATCATCATAAGGTGAATCCCCTGTCGACAAGTACTCACCAGTTCTCCATTTCTGCAGTTGACCTCCCCAGATTCCTCCCCAGTAAATAAAGTAATCATTGCCATCTTGAAATACAGCTGGATCAATACTGTAGGATCCTTTCATTGGTTCAGGTTGCGCTGTGAAAGGTCCAGTTGGGCTATCACTTACTGCAACTCCTAGATGAAAAATATCATCATAATCTTTCGCAGGGAAGTATAAATAATATTTCCCATCTTTTTGAGCGGCATCGGGTGCCCACATTTGTCTTTTTGCCCAAGGAACATCATCCACATCCAGCGCAATGCCATGATCCACAGGTTCTGAATCGATAGTTTCCATGCTGAAAACATGATAATCTCTCATGTTAAAATGAGCTCCTGAATCGTCCTCTTCCACTACTGATTCCACATCATGGGAAGGGTAGATGTAAATTTTTCCATCGAAAACATGTGCAGAAGGATCAGCTGTGTATATATGGCTGATCAATGGTGGGGATAAGAAAGTGCTTTTTTCTTCTTCTACAATCACAGTTTCTTCTGCACTTTCTTGTTTTCCACAAGAGGAAAACAACAAGAGAGAAGCAGTTGACATAGCGATCAAACTTCTTGTTGATTTTAGGTTCATAGGTAGATTGATTTTAAGTATGTTTTATTAAAAATCTAAAATATGATAAATGAAATCGGTTTCAAAATTAAAAATGATAATATTTGGGGTGATTTTTATGAATATTCTTTATTCAAACCAAGTGGGGTAAATTTGATCTAATTGGAGTCGCCTTTTTGAAATATATCATAGGATTCTCTAATCCATTTTATTATTTGTGGAGCCACTTCTTCAAGGGATGAAATTCGAATATGACATTCATCTCTATTGTGATATTTGGTGTTTTTGAAAATTAAAGGACTTTGAATTGGATCAGTTGAATAGAATTTGATGTTTAAGACTTTTTGCATAGGTTTTATGACCAAAAATGTCTGGGTATTGACAAATACAATACAGTTTTTTGTAGTGCTGATATGTGTATTTTCCCAATCAGCAACGTGAGATAATATTTTGTCAAAAATGAAAATTAATTCTTTGTTTTTCCCCTCAAAAAGTGAATCTAAGTCCTGATTTACGCAAGAGTGATATTGATTAGAAAATCTTAGTCTTCTTTCGCATTTTGGACAGATCCAAGTCATAAATAATTGATTTGAGTTTTTTGAATGTTTATTTTTTTGTGAATTCTATCCTAGTTTCCCATATTTTTTTTGTAGAAAATCCATAGTAGAAAGAACCATTTTTTTCAGGATTTCTGGATCTATATCTGAAAGTTTTTTAACATAAATGCAACCTTTTCCCATTTTAAATTTTCCTAGCTTATTTAACAAATCATCCTGATTTGCACCTCCAGAATATATATAGAGTGAAATAGCAGTTTTTCTTGGAGAAAATCCCACCAAAGGCCAATCGCCTTCTTGCTTACTTCTTTCTGATTTATAGTGGTATTTACCAAATCCGATGATAGAAGGTCCCCACATCTTTGGTTCAAAACCTGTAACTTTTTCCATCAAGTCTAGAAGTATAAGGCTGTCCGTAATTTTCTGTTCTGAATTAGCAAATTCATGAATAAACTTCTTGACATTTGCATCGTTTTCTTGTGTTTTAAGCTCAGCCATGGTATTTCTATTAATTTTAAAACATTAATTTAAGATTAATTTTCTCCTTATAAAAAGGCAAGCATGTATGACTTTAAAATCCTTATTTTTAGTCATTCGAAAATGATAAATTTCCTATTCAATTATTAAGTCATATTTTCCTAATAAGCCTGATAATCCATTTAAAGAAAAGCGAGCTTTTTTGATTTTATTATTTTCAGGATCAATGCTAAAATTGTAGGCAGTAGAAAAATTAGCCTTTTCGAGAATCGTATTTTCGAATATTGCTTGGCCTAGGTCACAATTTTCAAATGTAGCCCCAGAAAGATCCGTTGATCCAAAATCAACATGCTGCAAATTACAATTACTGAATTTCGTCTTTTTGATCTTTAGATTGTAAAAAGAACTATTTGCCAGCTGGCAATTGTCAAAAGAAAAATCAAGTCCAATGCTTTCACAACTGTCAAACCTTATTCCTAACATTTTACATTCTGAGAATTTAACCTCAATGAATGCTGTTTTATCTGTTTTTACGAGGGATAAATTACAGTTGACAAACTTACAGTCCAAAAATCTATAGTGAGAGAGCTTGATTGACGAAAAATTACAATTTAGAAATTGACAGCCATCATATTCACCTTTTGATAAAGGTTTGTCGATAAAATTAATATTACTGAATTTTTGATCTTGGAAGTAGGTAGGAGACATGATTCTTATACGACTAATTTAAACTCCTGAGTAAGCTGTAAATCCACCATCTACAGGAACTATAATTCCTGTTACAAAAGCCGACTTTGGATCCAAAAGCCAAAGTAATGTAGAATTCAAATCTTCTGGTTTACCAAATCTTCCCAAAGGAGTATTTTGAATAATTTGTTGACCTCTTGGAGTCAATGACCCATCAGGATTCGTTAACAAAGTTCTATTTTGGTTAGCCAAAAAGAATCCTGGAGCGATTGCATTGACACGTATTCCCATTTGAGAAAAATGTACAGCAAGCCATTCCGTGAAATTTGAGATAGCAGCTTTTGCACTTCCATAGGAAAGTACTTTTGATAAGGGTTTTATTGCAGCAACTGATGAAATATTTATAATTGTGCATTCAGCCCTTCCAATCATTTCTTTTGAAAAAACCTGCGTGGGAAGCAAGGTTCCGAGCATATTTAAGTCAAAAACGTATTTGAAACCTTCTAAATCTAGATCAAAAAAAGTCTTCAGTGATTTGTTTTCCAAATCTCCCTCTTCCATGATAGGCTTTGTCGTAGTTCCATTTGGATGGTTTCCGCCTGCTCCATTGATCAAAAAATCACAAGGTCCAAGTTTTTCTTTTATTTCAAAATTTGCCTGTTCCAGTTCCTCTTTGTTGAGTACATCTGCTTTGATTCCAATAGCTTTTGCGCCTAGTTTATTCAATTCAGATGCGAAATTTTGAGCCTTTTCAAGGTTTCTTCCAAGTATTGCAATCTTGACGCCTTGATCGGCTAAAGCCTTAGCTAAAGCCTGACATAATGTTCCATATCCACCAGTGATTACTGCTACTTTGCCCGCAAGGCTTGATTGCTGTTGGTTCATGTTGATGAGTTTTTGATTACAATTTGAGTTAAATTTAAAAGCTTATTAGAGAATATGAATATCCGCCTACGTACAAGTAGGCAAATTTTATACTTTGACAATACGTGTCAATAACTTTCAGGGCTGTATTTTAAGTGTTTAATTGGCTTGAAATAAAGAAAGAAGCCATGACTATCCTACAATTCAATGAAAGATATCCAGATGAGGCAAGTTGCATTCATTTCTTTAAGGAACAAAGAGAAAGGGAAGGCATTATTTGTAAGAAATGTAAGTCCAGAGAACACTACTGGCTTAATTCTCTCAATATGTTTCAATGTAAACATTGTGAATTTAGGACAGGCCTGAAGAATGGTACCGTTATGGAAAACAGCAAGTTGCCATTAAGGATCTGGTTGCTTGCAATGACACTTGTAAGTGCAACCAAGAAGGGGTTTAGCTGCCTGGAACTCCAGAGGCAGATGGGGCATAGTAGATACGAGACTGTTTTCAGGCTGTACCACAAGCTCCGAGAAGCAATGGGTAAACGTGATAGCCAATATAAACTAGAGGATATGGTTGAATATGATGAGGCTTTTGTAAGCAAGGCAACAAAATCTTCGGAAAGGATGAAGCTGAAGAAAGGACGCGGAAGTCAAAAACAAGCTTCCGTTGCTGTCATGGCTGAATCATCTATTCTTGAAGACTTAATTACCGGAGAAAAGGACAAAAGCTGCAGATATTTCAAGATGGTCAAAATAGATAACTTGAAGGCAAAAACAGCCGAAAAACTGATAAAAGGCCTGATTGACAAGAAAGCTGTGGTTCAGACTGATGAAAGTACGACTTATTCTAACCTAGAAGATTGTATCGATGTCCATGTAAGCGAACTATCCTCCACAAAAGAAGGTAAGTTCAATCTCAAATGGGTACATATAGCAATAAGTAACCTCAAAAGAGATCTGCAGAAGTACCATATGGTTTCAGAAAAGATGCTTCAAAACTATCTCAATGAATTCTGTTACAAACTAAACCGAAGATACTTTGGTGAAAAACTATTTGACAGATTGGTTATTGCAAGCATTTGCCCCTACTTGTATACAAGCGGATAATCATATTAGAGAATAAAGATTAGAAATTTTAATGAATTTTGGAATAGTTCATTAAACTGTGTCTAAGGTTTAATCTTTCTTTCAGCCTACTGTCTTAGTTGCCTTAAGGCAACTAAGACAGTAGGCTGAAAATTCAGTTTTTTTGTGGCACCCTATCCGGGTACAGCTCCATGATTTCACGCTGGATGGAAGTCCATCCCCTTGCATTTTTCTTCCATGACTTTTCGTTCCGACTGATCGATAAATAGAGCTGCTTTAACAGTGCTGTTTCCGATGCCCATGCAGCTTTGCTTTTTATCAGTTTTCGCATGATCCGATGTAGGGCCTCTACCGGATTTGTTGTATAGATCATCTTCCGCATCCCTACAGGAAAATCCAGGAATGCCATCAGCTCAGTCCAGTTGTCACGCCATTGCCGTACTATATACTTATATTTCTTGCCCCATGTGGCTTCAAAGGCTGACAATGCTGTTTTCGCACCTTCTTCAGTGGTGGAGGTGTATACCTGACGTAAGTCCTTTATTAAAGCCTTCTTATCAGCTTCATCCACATATTTCAGCGAATTCCTCATTTGATGAACAATGCACTTTTGGACAACTGAAGCAGGGAACACTTCCTGAATCTGTTCGGAAAATCCCTGTAGATCATCCGTGCAGACCACCAAAATATCGGCTACTCCTCTTGATTTAAGATCTTCCATTACCAGGCCCCATTTTTTAGCTCCTTCTCCGCCCGAGTTGATGTAAAGACCTAATACGTCCCTATTCCCTTCCCAATCCACCGAATATACTGTATAGAAGGCGCTACTGATGTATTTGCCCTCCTGGCGTACTTTGAAGTGTATGGCATCCAGGTACACGATGGGATAAAAGCTTTGAAGGCTTCTTGTACGCCATTCCTGAATCTCAGGGAGCACCTTATCGGTAATCTGGGAGATACGGCCTGCTGAGATACTCACCCCGTAAATCTCCTCCAGCAGACGTCTTACGTCTTCCACTGAATTACCCTGCGCATACAGCGCCAGTATCTGATCATCAAGGCCGCTGCTCAGTTCACGTTCACGTTTGCCTACCAGTTCGGGCTCAAAGTCTCCATTACGGTCTCTGGGAGTAGAAATATCCAGAAAACCGGCATCGCTCACCACTCGCTTGGGAGTCCTGCCATTACGCTTATTAACATGGCCAGAGGCCCGCTCTTCTAATAGAAAACTCTCAATCTCTCCCTCAAGCATGGTATTCACCATTTGTTGTAAAATCTCACTAAAGGGGCTCTCTTTGCCCAGCAAGCCCTTCTTGCTGTATAACCGCTCTTTTAGACGGTCACTCATCTTTGGATCATTTAATAAATCCTCAATTGTCTTTTTCTTGTTCATCTTGTGTAAAGTTAGCAGACACACTTAAATGAACAGTCTCTGAATTTTATTTTTTTATCTACTATAAATAGTTTTTCAATCATCAAAAAGTAATCTCCTACTTTCATAAAATCCGTACATTGCTATATGATCTTAAGATTTGGGTGCTTGTTTTTATTCTTTTTATTCACTTGTACTTTGTTTGCACAAGAAGATTCAATTTCTACAAAGCCTGTAATTTCAGTTTTACCTTTGGTATATTACACCCCTGAGACTTCTTGGTCTTTTGGTGTAGGAGCAGTTGGGAATTTTAAAATTGGTAACCCTTTACTTGAAACTTATAAAAGTCAGATAGCCTTGGGTGGAGCATATACGTTATTCAACCAATTTTTAGCATATGGAAGTTGGAGGGTTTTTACAACTGAAAATAAACAGCTTTTTGCAGGAGAAATTGGTTGGTATCGTTATGTTTATTTTTTCTATGGAATAGGCCCAAATGTTCAAGAAATAGACAGAGAGCGATTTGATGCCACTTTTCCAAGGTTGAGATTTGATTATTTGAGAAAATTAAGAACTAATCTGTATCTCGGACTTCGCTATCATTTTGACGATTTTGAAATCACTTCAATTGAAGAAGGCGGAATATTGGATAATCAAAATATCAGAGGAAGAGAAGGAGGGAGGATCAGTGGCTTGGGGCCTATGATCTATTATGATTCCCGTGACAGCCAAATTTATCCTACAAAAGGATTTTTTGCAGAAGCGAGTTTCCAAACATTTCACAATTCAATCGGTAGTGAATTTAATTTTAATCGCTGGCTGGTAGATTTTCGAAGTGTACATTCAATCCGTAAAAAATCTGTATTTGTCTGGAATGTTTATGGGGAGTTTATAACTGGTCAGCCTCCTTTTTTCGGATTACCACTAGTTGGAGGCAATCGGCTTTTAAGAGGGTTGTTTGAAGGGAAATTTAGAGATGAACGACTTGCCTTAGTTCAAGCTGAGTATAGATGGAGGTTTTTACCCCGTTGGGGAGCAGCGGCTTTTTCGGGTATTGGAAATGTCTTTTCAAAAGAAAATCTGTTTCAAATCGACCAAAGTAAGTTCACTTATGGAATTGGTGGAAGGTTTCAGCTGAGCAAAAAGGAAAAGCTAAACCTAAGGCTCGATATTGCTAGTTCCCCAAATGAAGATTTGAGAATTTACCTGACTTTTGGCGAAGCTTTTTAAAACTAGAGTTGGGCTACTTTTTCTGTTATAAATTTAAACACCTTAAATAATTAGAGAATTTCTTAATTATTTTCAGCTTTCTCTCTCTTTGGTTCGAATGTAGAGATCTTCGACTTTTTTTCTCGCCCAATCTGTCTTACGGAGAAACTTTAAACTTGAATTGATAGAAGGATTATTATTGAAGCTGTTGATGTTGATTTTTGCACCTAGACTATTCCAACCATAGTAATTTACCAAGTACTCTAGCATATCAATCAATCTTACACCATGTAAAGGATTATTTATTTGATTTGATTCTCTATTATTATCATTCATGGAGCAAATTTAAACAAAAAAAGCAGCTAGAATTTCTAACTGCTTTTGTTTTATTTTGATCAAGCTTGATTTTATTCAGCTTTTTCTTTTTTGTTTACTGTTATACTAAGTTCTTCACCTTCTCCAGAATAATCCGCCATTATGATGTCTCCTTCAGACAATTCTCCTTTAAGGATTTCTTCTGCCAAGGCATCTTCTAGATATTTTTGAATAGCTCTATTTAGAGGTCTAGCACCATACTGTTGATCATATCCTTTCTCTGCCAAGAAATCTTTAGCAGGCTCAGTCAATTCAATTTTATACCCTAGATCAGTAATTCTACTAAATAATTTAGTCAAGCTGATGTCAATGATTTTATGGATATGTGATTTGTCTAGTGAATTAAACACTACTACATCATCCAATCTGTTCAAGAATTCAGGACTAAAGGCTTTCTTTAAAGCGCTTTGAATTGTAGATTTCATTACTTCATCCATATTATCAGATTTGGCTTTATTTGCAAAACCGATTCCTGCACCAAAATCTTTCAGATCTCTCACTCCGATATTTGATGTCATAATTATGATTGTATTTCTGAAATCAACTCTTCTTCCTAATCCATCAGTCAAAATCCCATCGTCCAAGACTTGAAGAAGAATATTAAAAACGTCCGGGTGGGCTTTTTCAATTTCATCCAAAAGAACAACCGAATATGGTTTTCTTCTGACTTTCTCCGTCAATTGACCACCTTCTTCGTATCCTACATATCCTGGAGGTGCTCCAACCAATCTCGATACACTGAATTTCTCCATGTATTCGGACATGTCAATTCTAACCAAGGAATCTTCTTTGTCAAAAAGATAAGTTGCGAGCATTTTGGCTAACTCTGTTTTTCCTACACCTGTAGGGCCAAGGAAAATAAAAGAACCGATTGGTTTCTTAGGATCTTTCAACCCAACTCTAGTTCTTTGAATAGCTTTAGTTAACTTTTTGATTGCATCTTCCTGACCTACGACTTTCCCCTTAAGCTCTTCAGCCATATTGAGTAGTTTTGCACCTTCTTTTTGTGCAATCCTTTTAGCAGGGATTCCAGTCATCATCGCTATTACTTCAGCTACATTGTCTTCTTCAACTTTGTACCTTTTGGATTTGCTTTCTTCCTCCCACTTCAATTTTGCAGTTTCCAATTGCTCTAAGAGTTTTTTCTCTTTATCTCGCAATTGTGCAGCCTCTTCGTATTTCTGACTTTTTACGACTCTGTTTTTCTCTACTTTGATTTGCTCAACTTCTTCTTCCAATTTGAGGATATCCTCTGGTACGTGGATATTATTGATGTGCACGCGAGCCCCTGCTTCATCCAAAATATCAATAGCTTTGTCAGGCAAGAATCTATCTGAAATATATCTATCTGATAATTTTACACAGGCCTCAATTGCTGCATCTGTATAGATCACGTTGTGGTGATCTTCGTACTTATCTTTGATATTATTTAAAATCATAACCGTCTCCTCGGGGGAGGTTGCATCGACCATGACCATTTGGAATCTTCTGGCAAGCGCACCATCTTTTTCAATGTATTGCCTGTATTCATCAAGAGTAGTAGCTCCGATACATTGGATTTCTCCACGAGCTAAAGCAGGTTTGAACATATTCGATGCGTCAAGAGAGCCACTTGCTCCTCCTGCACCTACGATAGTATGAAGTTCATCTATAAATAAGATTACATTTGGAGATTTTTCAAGCTCGTTCATCACAGCTTTCATTCTCTCTTCAAATTGACCTCTATATTTTGTGCCTGCTACCAAAGATGCAAGATCTAATGTAACTACTCGTTTATTGAATAAGACACGCGAAACTTTCTTTTGAATAATTCTCAAAGCCAAGCCTTCAGCTATTGCCGTTTTTCCAACACCAGGCTCGCCAATTAGGATTGGGTTATTTTTCTTTCTTCTGGATAAGATTTGAGCAACTCGCTCAATTTCTTTTTCTCTACCTATGATTGGGTCTAGTTTGTCATCCTCAGCCATTTTGGTCAAATCTCTACCGAAATTATCTAATACTGGAGTTCTTGACTTTTCAGACCCTGGCTTGGAAGAGCTAGAGGAACCACTTCCCGAAGATGAACCAAATAGCTTACTTCCATCTTCATCAGGATCATCAGCTTCAGCTTTTGACCTTGGTCCTGAATCAGTCTGAAATTCTAACATTTCTTTTACTGAATCGTAATTGGTATCAAATTTCTGTAAGATTTGAGTAGCAATGTTATCTTCATCACGCAAAATTGATAAGAGCAAATGTTCCGTTCCTATCAACGCGCTTTTGAAAATTTTAGCTTCTAAATAAGTGATTTTTAATACCTTTTCTGATTGCCTAGTCAATGGTATATTGGCAAGGTTTTTTACGTTATGGTTTGCAGTACCTTTTACAGCACGCTCCACGGAATTCCTCAACTCGTCTAGAGGTACTCCCAACTTTTTCAATATGGAAACAGCCACGCCTTCACCCTCACGAATCATACCCAGCAAGAGGTGCTCTGTACCAATGTAATCATGACCCAAGCGCAAAGCCTCTTCGCGACTTAGTGAGATCACCTCTTTGACTCTGTTCGAAAATTTTGCTTCCATTTATATCCTTTCTAAATGATTTGAAATCTAATCTAATGTTACCGATTTTGTTTTAAAAACACAATCCTTTTGCTGATTGTTCAATGATTTTTTTGTGACTTGATCAAAATATCTTTTGATTCAGGTCCCATGCAAAATAATAAATCAATCACACTCAAGTTGGGAACAAAGTCTAAGCCAAACAACTGACTGTATGGAAGTGCTTCATAGATGTCTCTTTCTGAGTATGCTGATTTAGCATTAATTACGCCTCTGAGGTCTTTTTTTTCAATTTTTTCGATACCATAATCATAAGTATTTACTGATATGTCAAGTTGCAATAATTTCAGACAAACTGTCAGTAATTCTTTATTGAATTCTGTTAATAAGTCAAAATTTTCCCTGAAGACTTTTTCAATATATGGAAAATAAAACTCAAAAAATGGAGCTTTTCCATAAGCACTTTGAATTCCTCGAAGATGAACGTTCATCCACTTTTGGCTGTAATCAATTTTTATTTGACTTGTTTTTATTTTTTTGTTGCCACCAATCACAGGAATACTCAAGGTTTCAACTTTATTGGCCAATCTGATTTGAGCTCTATTTCTGTAGGTTTGTTTTTGGTAATTTTCATTCAAATCGAGGAGGATTTCCTTTTCATTTAAAATTGCAACGAAGTATTCGATAGGTGGTAAATAAAACAATTCGCTAATGATTGCCATAGACTCAAGCTAACTAATTTGATTTTTCTGTAATTCTGAAAACGAAATGAGCGGATTATAGGATATCGTCAACATTTCCCAATCCTTCCCTGATAATTTCAATTTCATCATTGGTACAGTCTAAGATTGTAGAACCTACATTATTTCCATAGCCTCCGTCAATGACCACATCTACTAGATTTTCATATTTCTCAAAGATCAATTCTGGATCTGTGCTGTATTCAATTACGTCATCTTCGTCTCTGATGGATGTAGTCAGAATTGGTTGACCCAATTCCTTAACTAACAAGCGAGGAATTGTATGGTCTGGAACACGAATGCCAATGGTCTTCTTATTACTATTGAGGATTTTTGGGACTGAATTATTTGCCTCAAGGATAAATGTAAAAGGTCCTGGAAGTGCTTTTTTCATCATCTTGAAGACAGGAGTGCTTAGTGCCCTTGTATATTCCGCAATGTTACTCAGGTCATAACAAATAAATGAAAAATTGTGTTTTTTTGCTTTAATCCCTTTGATTTGACATATTCTTTCAACGGCGCGCTGATTATGAATGTCGCAGCCCATTCCGTACACAGTATCAGTAGGATAGATGATCACACCACCGTTCCGAAGTATTTCAACTATCTTTTGAACCTTTTTTGGATCAGGGTTTTCTGGATAAAGTTTAATAAATTCAGCTGCCATGATTTTAAAGTTTTGAGTTTAGGGTAATCCTAGGTATTACTTATTTGCTGATTTTTTGAAGAGAACAGTATTTGTTTAGTATAAATTTCATAATTGGAATATCTGCAGCAGCCCAATCAAGCTGATCTATTTCACAAATAGGAACCCATCGAATTTCTTTATGCTCTTTAAGCTTAAAATTACCACTCTTATAGCCACAAATAAAAGGGATTAGTTCAATTTCTTTCTTCTGAGGATAGGTATGATAATGACTTTCAAGTCTCTCCAAAATATTTATTTCGATGTTGAGTTCTTCTTTAATCTCTCGGATGATACAGGCAGACTCTGTTTCCCTTTCTTCAATTTTTCCACCTGGAAACTCCCAGAGCAAGGGGTGAGACATGTTTTTACTTCTTTGAGCACAGAGAACCTGTTTGTTTTCGAAGATGATGGCACAGGTTACTCGAATAGCTGATTGCATCAATTTATGATTTTAGTG is drawn from Belliella baltica DSM 15883 and contains these coding sequences:
- a CDS encoding glycoside hydrolase family 43 protein; the protein is MNLKSTRSLIAMSTASLLLFSSCGKQESAEETVIVEEEKSTFLSPPLISHIYTADPSAHVFDGKIYIYPSHDVESVVEEDDSGAHFNMRDYHVFSMETIDSEPVDHGIALDVDDVPWAKRQMWAPDAAQKDGKYYLYFPAKDYDDIFHLGVAVSDSPTGPFTAQPEPMKGSYSIDPAVFQDGNDYFIYWGGIWGGQLQKWRTGEYLSTGDSPYDDEPADDEPAISPMVAKLSGDMLEFGEAPRQIEILDQDGSPILAGDHERRFFEAAWVHKHNDKYYFSYSTGDTHNIAYGIGDSPYGPFTYQGVILKPVQGWTNHHSIVQVDEKWYIFYHDTEISGETHLRNLKMTELTHNADGSINTIEPILK
- a CDS encoding DUF5655 domain-containing protein is translated as MTWICPKCERRLRFSNQYHSCVNQDLDSLFEGKNKELIFIFDKILSHVADWENTHISTTKNCIVFVNTQTFLVIKPMQKVLNIKFYSTDPIQSPLIFKNTKYHNRDECHIRISSLEEVAPQIIKWIRESYDIFQKGDSN
- a CDS encoding DUF1801 domain-containing protein, whose product is MAELKTQENDANVKKFIHEFANSEQKITDSLILLDLMEKVTGFEPKMWGPSIIGFGKYHYKSERSKQEGDWPLVGFSPRKTAISLYIYSGGANQDDLLNKLGKFKMGKGCIYVKKLSDIDPEILKKMVLSTMDFLQKKYGKLG
- a CDS encoding pentapeptide repeat-containing protein; its protein translation is MSPTYFQDQKFSNINFIDKPLSKGEYDGCQFLNCNFSSIKLSHYRFLDCKFVNCNLSLVKTDKTAFIEVKFSECKMLGIRFDSCESIGLDFSFDNCQLANSSFYNLKIKKTKFSNCNLQHVDFGSTDLSGATFENCDLGQAIFENTILEKANFSTAYNFSIDPENNKIKKARFSLNGLSGLLGKYDLIIE
- a CDS encoding SDR family oxidoreductase, encoding MNQQQSSLAGKVAVITGGYGTLCQALAKALADQGVKIAILGRNLEKAQNFASELNKLGAKAIGIKADVLNKEELEQANFEIKEKLGPCDFLINGAGGNHPNGTTTKPIMEEGDLENKSLKTFFDLDLEGFKYVFDLNMLGTLLPTQVFSKEMIGRAECTIINISSVAAIKPLSKVLSYGSAKAAISNFTEWLAVHFSQMGIRVNAIAPGFFLANQNRTLLTNPDGSLTPRGQQIIQNTPLGRFGKPEDLNSTLLWLLDPKSAFVTGIIVPVDGGFTAYSGV
- a CDS encoding IS1595-like element ISBeba1 family transposase; this encodes MTILQFNERYPDEASCIHFFKEQREREGIICKKCKSREHYWLNSLNMFQCKHCEFRTGLKNGTVMENSKLPLRIWLLAMTLVSATKKGFSCLELQRQMGHSRYETVFRLYHKLREAMGKRDSQYKLEDMVEYDEAFVSKATKSSERMKLKKGRGSQKQASVAVMAESSILEDLITGEKDKSCRYFKMVKIDNLKAKTAEKLIKGLIDKKAVVQTDESTTYSNLEDCIDVHVSELSSTKEGKFNLKWVHIAISNLKRDLQKYHMVSEKMLQNYLNEFCYKLNRRYFGEKLFDRLVIASICPYLYTSG
- a CDS encoding IS256 family transposase, translated to MNKKKTIEDLLNDPKMSDRLKERLYSKKGLLGKESPFSEILQQMVNTMLEGEIESFLLEERASGHVNKRNGRTPKRVVSDAGFLDISTPRDRNGDFEPELVGKRERELSSGLDDQILALYAQGNSVEDVRRLLEEIYGVSISAGRISQITDKVLPEIQEWRTRSLQSFYPIVYLDAIHFKVRQEGKYISSAFYTVYSVDWEGNRDVLGLYINSGGEGAKKWGLVMEDLKSRGVADILVVCTDDLQGFSEQIQEVFPASVVQKCIVHQMRNSLKYVDEADKKALIKDLRQVYTSTTEEGAKTALSAFEATWGKKYKYIVRQWRDNWTELMAFLDFPVGMRKMIYTTNPVEALHRIMRKLIKSKAAWASETALLKQLYLSISRNEKSWKKNARGWTSIQREIMELYPDRVPQKN
- a CDS encoding BamA/TamA family outer membrane protein, with the protein product MILRFGCLFLFFLFTCTLFAQEDSISTKPVISVLPLVYYTPETSWSFGVGAVGNFKIGNPLLETYKSQIALGGAYTLFNQFLAYGSWRVFTTENKQLFAGEIGWYRYVYFFYGIGPNVQEIDRERFDATFPRLRFDYLRKLRTNLYLGLRYHFDDFEITSIEEGGILDNQNIRGREGGRISGLGPMIYYDSRDSQIYPTKGFFAEASFQTFHNSIGSEFNFNRWLVDFRSVHSIRKKSVFVWNVYGEFITGQPPFFGLPLVGGNRLLRGLFEGKFRDERLALVQAEYRWRFLPRWGAAAFSGIGNVFSKENLFQIDQSKFTYGIGGRFQLSKKEKLNLRLDIASSPNEDLRIYLTFGEAF
- a CDS encoding VF530 family DNA-binding protein, which translates into the protein MNDNNRESNQINNPLHGVRLIDMLEYLVNYYGWNSLGAKININSFNNNPSINSSLKFLRKTDWARKKVEDLYIRTKERES